The following proteins are encoded in a genomic region of Vicinamibacterales bacterium:
- a CDS encoding Vms1/Ankzf1 family peptidyl-tRNA hydrolase translates to MTLNDQLARLAAFEPSPYPVISLYLDTQPDGRGRDHYQTFVRKELKARAQTYPQRSPEREMLDRDMERIASYLENSVEPSANGIAIFACDAAELFEAVQFDAPLGDHWLYVGDTPHLYPLARVASQYPRYAVVLADTCRTRILVMAAGGVAADTAVEGPKTRRTSQGGWSQARYQRHVENYHLQHVKDVAATLERIVMREGIDRVIVSGDPVVIPLLREQLSKSLAGKVVDELTIPSDAPEADVLAATRGSIMEADAKTDREKVDAAIGAYRAGGLGVVGPDATLLALTNGQVDELLITASLASLEGLRGTRAAEMAIANDTAIAEPAVEPSAAGEPAAAEMGTVRLADELVTKAQQTAARISFIEDPSLLEAYGGVAATLRYRI, encoded by the coding sequence ATGACTCTCAACGACCAGCTCGCCCGCCTTGCCGCCTTCGAACCCTCGCCCTATCCGGTCATCAGCCTGTATCTGGATACACAGCCGGACGGCCGCGGGCGCGATCATTACCAGACGTTCGTACGCAAGGAACTGAAGGCCCGCGCGCAGACCTACCCGCAGCGCAGCCCCGAGCGCGAAATGCTGGATCGCGACATGGAACGCATCGCCTCGTATCTCGAGAACAGCGTCGAGCCGTCGGCCAACGGCATCGCCATCTTCGCGTGCGACGCGGCCGAGCTGTTCGAGGCGGTTCAGTTCGATGCGCCGCTCGGCGACCACTGGCTGTACGTCGGCGACACGCCGCACCTGTATCCGCTGGCGCGGGTGGCGTCCCAATATCCGCGCTACGCGGTCGTCCTCGCCGACACCTGCCGCACGCGAATTCTCGTCATGGCCGCCGGCGGCGTGGCTGCCGACACCGCGGTCGAGGGACCCAAGACCCGCCGGACCTCGCAGGGCGGCTGGTCCCAGGCGCGGTACCAGCGGCACGTCGAGAACTATCACCTGCAGCACGTCAAGGACGTCGCCGCCACGCTGGAGCGGATCGTCATGCGGGAAGGCATCGACCGCGTCATCGTCTCGGGCGATCCCGTGGTGATACCGCTGCTGCGGGAGCAGCTGTCGAAATCGCTGGCCGGCAAGGTGGTCGACGAGCTGACGATTCCGTCGGACGCGCCGGAGGCGGATGTGCTCGCCGCGACGCGCGGGTCGATCATGGAGGCCGATGCGAAGACCGACCGCGAGAAGGTGGACGCCGCGATCGGCGCGTATCGCGCCGGCGGCCTCGGCGTCGTCGGCCCGGACGCCACGCTGCTCGCGCTCACCAACGGCCAGGTCGACGAACTGCTGATCACGGCGTCGCTGGCGTCGCTCGAGGGTCTGCGCGGCACGCGCGCCGCCGAGATGGCGATTGCGAACGACACCGCGATTGCCGAGCCCGCGGTGGAGCCCTCGGCCGCAGGAGAACCCGCGGCCGCCGAGATGGGAACGGTGCGCCTCGCCGACGAACTGGTGACGAAAGCGCAGCAGACGGCGGCGCGGATCTCGTTCATCGAAGATCCATCGCTGCTCGAGGCGTACGGCGGCGTCGCGGCGACGCTGCGCTATCGAATCTAG
- a CDS encoding prolyl oligopeptidase family serine peptidase, protein MRHFVCAAALALLPALAIIHAQEKVLATPPSVTTEGIPPIPQSVADGLARYAQFRQAQLMAWHPAKRQVLITTALGNTTQLYWIDGPLRYRRQLTWSDRSLPIFTNVAFDPTDPNTFFYQYDPDGAELRSLYRYDLATGESSRVTASKTRYPHVFARAGKWVAFDSAERNGRDRDLYVMLISDPATKRRVIEAEGNWSPQDWSPDGSTLLVNEVFANAETYLWTVDVKTGERKALTPRDGEKAAWFNPRFSADGRRVYALSDRQGGDFRLWRCEPANCKWTAATPEGMVVDAIGGLHGSAGFEFSSDGLLLAIVVDKGTSTELQILDVATMKPRTFSGLPRGLVSQLRWRPASREIAFTLGSIKSQGDVYSLDVALGTVTRWTSSEASFNPEVLPAPEVIEWKGFDGTPISGVLYRPAAKFSGPRPVLVNIHGGPDTSERARWQGRSNYFLNEMGIAIVFPNVRGSSGFGRKFQQMDDGRGREGAIKDIGALLDWIATRGDLDGNRIMLTGASYGGWLALEAGIHYNSRIRGIIAGAGITDINTYLETTDAARQDNRRQEFGDERDPQMREFLKSISPVTRAADLKKPTFILHPAKDIRVPVGQARELLTALKRNNAPVWYAEFADASHDNFPNTIANVSWMLNAWIVFIQSFLLN, encoded by the coding sequence ATGCGACATTTCGTGTGCGCCGCCGCGCTGGCGCTGCTGCCGGCGCTGGCGATCATCCACGCGCAGGAGAAGGTTCTGGCGACGCCCCCGTCGGTCACCACCGAAGGCATTCCGCCGATTCCACAGAGCGTGGCCGACGGCCTCGCGCGCTACGCGCAGTTCCGCCAGGCGCAGCTGATGGCCTGGCATCCGGCGAAGCGGCAGGTCCTGATCACGACCGCCCTCGGCAATACGACCCAGCTCTATTGGATTGACGGCCCGCTGCGCTACCGCCGCCAGCTGACGTGGTCGGATCGCAGTCTTCCGATCTTCACCAACGTCGCGTTCGACCCCACGGATCCGAACACGTTCTTCTATCAATACGATCCGGACGGCGCCGAGCTGCGGTCGCTGTATCGCTACGATCTCGCCACCGGCGAGTCGTCGCGGGTGACGGCCTCGAAGACGCGGTATCCGCACGTGTTCGCGCGCGCGGGAAAGTGGGTGGCGTTCGACTCCGCCGAGCGGAACGGCCGCGATCGCGATCTGTACGTCATGCTCATATCCGATCCGGCGACCAAGCGGCGGGTCATCGAAGCGGAAGGCAACTGGAGTCCGCAGGACTGGTCTCCGGATGGATCCACCCTGCTGGTCAACGAAGTCTTCGCGAACGCCGAGACCTACCTCTGGACGGTCGACGTCAAGACGGGTGAGCGCAAGGCACTGACACCGCGCGACGGCGAGAAAGCCGCCTGGTTCAATCCGCGTTTCTCCGCGGACGGCCGCCGGGTTTACGCGCTCAGCGATCGCCAGGGCGGAGACTTCCGTCTGTGGCGGTGCGAGCCGGCGAACTGCAAGTGGACCGCGGCGACGCCGGAAGGCATGGTCGTCGACGCGATCGGCGGACTCCACGGATCGGCTGGTTTCGAGTTCTCCTCCGACGGCCTGCTGCTCGCCATCGTCGTCGACAAGGGCACGTCGACGGAACTGCAGATCCTGGACGTCGCGACCATGAAGCCGCGGACGTTCTCGGGCCTTCCGCGCGGGCTGGTATCGCAGCTGCGATGGCGGCCGGCGTCGCGCGAGATCGCGTTCACGCTGGGCTCGATCAAGTCGCAGGGGGATGTGTATTCTCTCGACGTCGCGCTGGGCACGGTGACCCGGTGGACCAGCAGCGAGGCCAGCTTCAACCCGGAGGTACTGCCCGCTCCCGAAGTCATCGAGTGGAAGGGCTTCGACGGCACGCCGATCTCGGGGGTGTTGTACCGGCCGGCGGCGAAATTCAGCGGACCGCGTCCCGTCCTGGTCAACATCCACGGCGGGCCGGACACGTCCGAGCGCGCCCGGTGGCAGGGCCGCAGCAACTACTTCCTCAACGAGATGGGGATCGCAATCGTGTTTCCGAACGTCCGCGGATCGTCGGGCTTCGGCCGCAAGTTCCAGCAGATGGATGACGGGCGCGGCCGTGAAGGGGCGATCAAGGACATCGGCGCGCTGCTCGACTGGATCGCGACCCGCGGCGATCTCGACGGGAACCGCATCATGCTGACCGGCGCCAGCTACGGCGGCTGGCTGGCGCTCGAAGCCGGCATTCACTACAACAGCCGCATCCGCGGCATCATCGCCGGCGCCGGCATTACCGACATAAACACCTACCTCGAGACGACCGATGCGGCGCGACAGGACAACCGCCGCCAGGAGTTCGGCGACGAACGCGATCCGCAGATGCGGGAGTTTCTCAAGTCGATCTCACCGGTGACCCGCGCCGCAGACCTGAAGAAGCCGACGTTCATCCTGCATCCCGCGAAAGACATCCGCGTTCCCGTGGGTCAGGCGCGAGAGCTCCTGACGGCGCTCAAGAGAAACAACGCCCCGGTCTGGTATGCGGAGTTCGCCGACGCCAGCCACGACAATTTCCCGAACACGATCGCGAACGTGAGCTGGATGCTCAACGCCTGGATCGTGTTCATCCAGAGCTTCCTGCTCAACTAG
- a CDS encoding NAD(P)H-quinone oxidoreductase, protein MAPIPNTMRAIEISAPGGPEVLRLADRPLPEPREGEVLVRVIAAGVNRPDVMQRMGKYPPPPGVTDIPGLELSGRIVATRGTSRFEDGQIVCALVAGGAYAEYCAVPAEQCLPVPPGIPAAHAAAIPETYFTVWTNLFDRGRLRHGQTVLVHGGTSGIGTTAIQLARAFGATVIATAGSDEKCAACRAIGASVAVNYTRDDFVAEVRSATGGRGVDVVLDIVGGDYLPRNLECLRMDGRLVQIGLIGGSRASIDLRGVLQKRLTITGSTLRPRSAAEKGLIACDLEQHVWPLLARGDVRPVVHGEMPLERAADAHRELEAGRVIGKLILRVSAEPESSPFRTPPAA, encoded by the coding sequence ATGGCTCCCATCCCGAACACGATGCGCGCGATCGAGATCTCCGCGCCCGGCGGACCGGAGGTGCTGCGCCTCGCCGACCGTCCGCTGCCCGAGCCCCGCGAGGGTGAGGTCCTCGTCCGCGTCATCGCCGCCGGCGTGAACCGGCCGGACGTCATGCAGCGGATGGGCAAATACCCGCCGCCGCCCGGCGTCACCGACATTCCCGGACTCGAGCTCTCCGGCCGGATCGTCGCCACGCGCGGTACGTCGAGGTTCGAGGACGGGCAGATCGTCTGCGCGCTCGTCGCCGGCGGGGCTTACGCCGAGTACTGCGCCGTACCGGCCGAGCAGTGCCTGCCGGTTCCCCCCGGCATTCCGGCCGCGCACGCCGCGGCGATTCCGGAAACCTACTTCACGGTGTGGACGAATCTCTTCGATCGCGGCCGGCTGCGGCATGGCCAGACGGTGCTCGTGCACGGAGGGACGAGCGGCATCGGCACGACGGCGATTCAGCTCGCGCGCGCCTTCGGCGCCACGGTCATTGCCACCGCCGGCTCTGACGAGAAGTGCGCAGCGTGCCGCGCGATCGGCGCCAGCGTCGCAGTCAATTACACCCGCGACGACTTCGTCGCCGAGGTCCGCTCCGCAACCGGCGGCCGCGGCGTCGACGTCGTCCTCGACATCGTCGGGGGAGACTACCTGCCGCGGAATCTCGAGTGTCTGCGCATGGACGGGAGGCTGGTCCAGATCGGGCTGATCGGCGGATCGCGGGCGTCGATCGACTTGCGCGGCGTGCTGCAGAAGCGCCTGACGATCACCGGGTCGACGCTCCGTCCGCGATCCGCCGCGGAGAAAGGGCTCATCGCCTGCGATCTCGAGCAGCATGTCTGGCCGCTGCTGGCGCGGGGGGACGTGCGTCCTGTCGTCCACGGGGAGATGCCGCTCGAGCGAGCCGCAGACGCCCATCGGGAGCTGGAGGCGGGCAGGGTGATCGGAAAGCTGATCCTGCGGGTCAGCGCCGAGCCCGAATCTTCTCCTTTCCGTACTCCACCAGCCGCTTGA
- a CDS encoding VTT domain-containing protein codes for MRRFFFSILGYFLTPPGLVVMGVLDASLVFFLPLGIDFVVIVMTARRPELFWLYALLATAGSMLGAAGTYWIGKKLGEKGLTRLVNPRRLERVKARVNQGAYVMAGLALIPPPFPFTPFVLASGALAMNPWAFFSGLAGARIFRFGVEGALAYVYGSQILRWMNTPAFQAVVGVIIALAVIGTIVSAIVAIRGSRGRPRTSAGGVREAKRPA; via the coding sequence GTGCGCCGGTTCTTCTTCTCCATTCTCGGGTATTTCCTCACCCCTCCGGGCCTCGTCGTCATGGGCGTGCTCGACGCATCGCTCGTCTTCTTCCTGCCCCTCGGCATCGACTTCGTCGTCATCGTCATGACGGCGCGCAGGCCTGAACTCTTCTGGCTCTACGCGCTGCTGGCCACCGCCGGGTCGATGCTCGGCGCCGCCGGGACCTACTGGATCGGCAAGAAGCTGGGAGAGAAGGGGCTGACGCGGCTCGTCAACCCTCGCCGGCTCGAACGGGTGAAGGCCCGCGTCAATCAAGGCGCGTATGTGATGGCCGGACTGGCGCTGATCCCCCCGCCGTTTCCTTTCACACCCTTCGTGCTCGCGAGCGGCGCGCTGGCCATGAACCCGTGGGCCTTCTTCTCGGGACTGGCGGGCGCCCGCATCTTCCGCTTCGGCGTCGAAGGAGCGCTCGCCTATGTGTACGGCAGCCAGATTCTGCGATGGATGAATACGCCGGCCTTTCAGGCGGTGGTGGGCGTGATCATCGCGCTCGCGGTGATCGGCACGATCGTGTCGGCAATCGTCGCTATCCGCGGGTCGCGCGGGCGCCCGCGGACGAGCGCCGGCGGCGTCCGGGAAGCGAAGCGTCCGGCCTAG
- a CDS encoding TIGR01777 family oxidoreductase, protein MRVVIAGGGGFLGGPLAWAWAEDGHDVRVLTRGLAPGQAQHESGTGRPGITRVGWEPDGSAGQLAREFDGAAAVVNLAGTSIAGGRWTPARKKAIHDSRIRATQSLAAAFGGVASPPGTFISASGVGYYGDRGSDVLTESAAPGSDFLANVCVAWEAEARRAERSGVRVVLLRTGMVLEKEGGALPRMMRPFRFFVGGPIAGGRQYVSWIHRHDWTEMVRWIVETPDVAGPLNVTAPHPVTNRDLARALGRALRRPALAPAPRVVLKLALGEMAEGLLFASQRAVPSRALAAGYHFRYPEIDIAFRGIFGD, encoded by the coding sequence ATGCGAGTCGTCATCGCCGGCGGCGGCGGGTTTCTCGGCGGTCCACTGGCGTGGGCGTGGGCCGAAGACGGACACGACGTCCGCGTGCTGACCCGCGGCCTCGCGCCCGGGCAGGCGCAGCACGAGTCGGGCACCGGCCGCCCCGGGATCACGCGGGTCGGCTGGGAGCCGGACGGCAGCGCCGGGCAGCTCGCCCGCGAGTTCGACGGCGCCGCCGCAGTGGTCAATCTCGCCGGCACCTCGATCGCCGGCGGGCGCTGGACCCCGGCGCGCAAGAAGGCCATTCACGACAGCCGCATCCGCGCCACGCAGTCGCTGGCGGCGGCGTTCGGCGGCGTGGCGTCGCCGCCAGGGACGTTCATCAGCGCCAGCGGCGTCGGCTATTACGGCGATCGCGGCAGCGACGTGCTGACCGAGAGCGCCGCGCCCGGATCGGATTTCCTGGCCAACGTCTGCGTAGCGTGGGAAGCGGAGGCACGGCGCGCCGAGCGGAGCGGCGTCCGCGTCGTGCTGCTGCGTACGGGGATGGTGCTCGAGAAGGAAGGCGGCGCGCTGCCCCGGATGATGCGCCCGTTCCGGTTCTTCGTCGGCGGGCCGATCGCGGGCGGCCGCCAGTACGTGTCCTGGATCCATCGGCACGACTGGACCGAGATGGTCCGCTGGATCGTCGAGACGCCGGACGTCGCCGGGCCGCTGAACGTCACGGCGCCGCATCCGGTGACCAACCGGGATCTCGCGCGCGCGCTGGGACGCGCGCTGCGCCGGCCGGCGCTCGCCCCCGCGCCGCGGGTCGTGCTGAAACTGGCGCTCGGGGAAATGGCGGAGGGCCTGCTGTTCGCGAGCCAGCGCGCCGTGCCGTCCCGGGCATTGGCGGCCGGCTATCACTTCCGCTATCCCGAAATCGACATCGCGTTCAGAGGAATCTTCGGCGACTGA
- a CDS encoding FAD-dependent oxidoreductase, protein MRSVPYFFDTFPRSRRPDYSRQRGEQTSGVVIIGGGLTGCACALAFAGAGVEVVLLEAERLGAGATAASAGLLRQSLDASFQESAARHGLRTARHLWQSFRRASLDFSAALRRAGVRADVVPQDLILLSRDADGARRLAKESSARRDAGLEASWLTARAVSAETGLAAAGGIRTRGEALDPYRACLGLASAAAAKGAQIHEHSRARRIRAGRKSVQVTTQTGVVTAGAVIIATGALPDDLRALRRHFAPTMSYAAVTQPLPAAVRREVGKRTTAVRDTHVPPRLVRWLKDDRVLVAGGERPVVAGRARDKLRVPEVHELMYELTTLYPAISGLQPEWGWDADSYGSPDDLPVIGPHRNFPRHLFALGSGRHGAGTAWLAARVLLRAYLQEPAKGDEQFGFARVL, encoded by the coding sequence ATGCGGTCTGTTCCTTACTTCTTCGATACGTTCCCCCGGTCGCGGCGGCCCGACTATTCACGACAGCGCGGAGAACAGACATCCGGCGTGGTCATCATTGGCGGCGGCCTGACGGGCTGTGCCTGTGCGCTCGCCTTCGCGGGCGCAGGGGTGGAGGTCGTGCTGCTGGAGGCGGAGCGTCTGGGCGCCGGCGCGACCGCGGCGAGCGCCGGTCTGCTGCGGCAGTCGCTGGACGCCTCGTTCCAGGAGAGCGCGGCGCGGCACGGGCTGCGGACCGCCCGCCACCTGTGGCAGAGCTTCAGACGCGCCTCCCTCGACTTCAGCGCCGCGTTGCGGCGTGCCGGCGTCCGCGCCGACGTCGTGCCGCAGGATCTGATCCTGCTGTCGCGCGACGCCGACGGGGCGCGGCGGCTCGCCAAAGAGTCGAGCGCCCGGCGCGACGCCGGGCTGGAGGCGTCCTGGCTCACGGCGCGCGCGGTGAGCGCCGAGACCGGGCTTGCCGCGGCGGGCGGAATCCGCACGAGGGGAGAAGCGCTGGACCCGTACCGCGCGTGTCTCGGCCTCGCCTCGGCGGCCGCCGCGAAGGGCGCGCAGATCCACGAACACTCCCGCGCGCGCCGCATCCGCGCCGGACGAAAGTCCGTGCAGGTGACCACCCAGACGGGCGTCGTGACGGCTGGCGCGGTGATCATTGCCACGGGCGCGCTGCCCGATGATCTGCGTGCCCTGCGGCGGCACTTCGCGCCGACGATGTCGTATGCGGCCGTGACCCAGCCCCTGCCGGCGGCCGTGCGCCGGGAAGTCGGCAAGCGCACCACCGCGGTGCGCGACACTCACGTGCCGCCGCGCCTGGTGCGATGGCTCAAGGACGATCGCGTGCTGGTCGCCGGCGGCGAGCGTCCCGTCGTCGCCGGCCGTGCGCGCGACAAGCTGCGCGTTCCGGAGGTGCACGAGCTGATGTACGAGTTGACGACCTTGTATCCGGCGATCTCGGGTCTGCAGCCCGAGTGGGGCTGGGACGCCGACTCGTACGGCTCGCCGGACGATCTTCCGGTCATCGGTCCGCACCGGAACTTCCCGCGGCACCTGTTCGCACTCGGCAGCGGCCGCCACGGCGCGGGGACGGCGTGGCTCGCCGCGCGCGTGCTGCTGCGCGCCTACCTGCAGGAGCCGGCGAAGGGGGACGAGCAGTTCGGGTTCGCGCGGGTGCTGTAG
- a CDS encoding DUF763 domain-containing protein, translating to MRTGSAQLPLHGGRAPAWLFSRMVRLSREIVAHIVQEYGPDEVLRRLSDPYWFQAFGCVLGFDWHSSGVTTTVTGALKEGLRGTERDLQIHVGGGKGAVSRRTPGEIAHYCDGLSIDARPLVYASRMSAKVDSAAVQDGYQLYHHAFFFTPAGGWCVVQQGMNDANGMARRYHWLAARLSSFVNEPHAAVCAEAEAPTLNLVAEESAGARTSSALLAREKPGVVLDALRGLPLLSMPRRHAVLIADVNPQHLDRILLKTYERAPEDFETLLGMEGVGAKTLRALALASEVIYGTPASTRDPARFSFAVGGKDGFPYPVDLETYDRTVEVLRAAVNKANIDRSERVKALKRLVEYGKEKIRARR from the coding sequence GTGCGAACCGGTTCTGCACAGCTTCCGCTGCACGGCGGCCGCGCGCCGGCGTGGCTCTTCTCGCGGATGGTGCGGCTCTCCCGCGAGATCGTCGCGCACATCGTCCAGGAGTACGGTCCGGACGAAGTGCTGCGGCGGCTGTCGGATCCGTACTGGTTCCAGGCGTTCGGCTGCGTGCTCGGCTTCGACTGGCATTCGAGCGGCGTCACCACCACCGTGACGGGTGCGCTCAAGGAAGGACTGCGCGGAACCGAGCGCGACCTCCAGATCCATGTCGGCGGCGGCAAGGGAGCGGTCTCACGGCGCACGCCCGGCGAGATCGCGCACTACTGCGACGGCCTGTCGATCGACGCCCGCCCGCTGGTCTACGCGAGCCGCATGTCCGCGAAGGTCGACAGCGCCGCGGTGCAGGACGGCTACCAGTTGTATCACCACGCGTTCTTCTTCACCCCCGCCGGCGGCTGGTGCGTCGTCCAGCAGGGGATGAACGACGCCAACGGGATGGCGAGACGGTACCACTGGCTCGCCGCCCGGCTCTCGAGCTTCGTCAACGAGCCGCACGCTGCGGTGTGCGCCGAAGCGGAGGCGCCGACGCTGAACCTGGTGGCGGAGGAAAGCGCCGGCGCGCGCACCTCGTCCGCGCTTCTCGCGCGCGAGAAGCCGGGCGTCGTGCTCGACGCGCTGCGCGGCCTGCCGCTGCTGTCGATGCCCCGCCGCCACGCGGTCCTCATCGCCGATGTCAATCCGCAGCATCTCGACAGGATCCTGCTGAAGACGTACGAGCGGGCGCCGGAGGACTTCGAGACGCTGCTCGGGATGGAAGGGGTGGGAGCGAAGACGCTGCGCGCGCTGGCCCTGGCGTCCGAAGTGATCTACGGCACGCCGGCGAGCACGCGCGATCCGGCGCGATTCTCGTTCGCGGTGGGAGGCAAGGACGGATTCCCTTATCCCGTCGATCTCGAAACGTACGACAGGACCGTCGAGGTGCTGCGCGCCGCGGTGAACAAGGCGAACATCGATCGATCCGAGCGCGTCAAGGCGCTCAAGCGGCTGGTGGAGTACGGAAAGGAGAAGATTCGGGCTCGGCGCTGA
- a CDS encoding FRG domain-containing protein, with the protein MAGKADRARSWTGILEALYAGSWNPSLRRFRSPFAFRGLQCAEHTLSSSLLRLAGRADIRTLELALLRNFRKYAATDSSHADSIWDWLALGQHRGLPTRLLDWTYSPLVALHFATEAPEAFDRDGVVWCVNFVEANKRLPPRLRRIMAREGSQTVTVDMLAVFKELRDFDRLSRTPFLVFLEPPAIDRRILNQLALFSLMNSPDAEIDAWLQRHPDLSRRVIVPAELKWEIRDKLDQANVNERILFPDLDGLSRWLTRYYLPAASAPRLAGPYGSHPEHDARDRDLRARRTGGAAPRRPSAARAPRG; encoded by the coding sequence ATGGCTGGCAAGGCTGACCGGGCGCGAAGCTGGACCGGAATTCTGGAGGCGCTCTACGCGGGCTCGTGGAACCCGTCCCTGCGGCGGTTCCGATCGCCGTTTGCGTTCCGCGGGCTGCAGTGCGCCGAACACACGCTGTCGAGCTCGCTGCTCCGGCTCGCGGGCCGGGCGGATATCCGCACCCTCGAGCTGGCGCTGCTGCGCAACTTCCGAAAATACGCCGCGACCGATTCGAGCCACGCCGACTCGATCTGGGACTGGCTCGCGCTCGGGCAGCACCGCGGCCTCCCGACGCGGCTGCTCGACTGGACGTACTCGCCGCTCGTCGCGCTCCACTTCGCCACCGAGGCGCCCGAGGCATTCGATCGCGACGGCGTGGTCTGGTGCGTCAACTTCGTCGAGGCCAACAAGCGGCTGCCGCCGCGGTTGCGGCGGATCATGGCGCGGGAGGGATCGCAGACCGTCACGGTCGACATGCTGGCGGTGTTCAAGGAGCTGCGCGACTTCGACCGCCTCTCGCGCACACCGTTCCTCGTGTTCCTCGAGCCGCCCGCGATCGACCGCCGGATTCTGAACCAGCTGGCGCTGTTCTCGTTGATGAACAGCCCCGACGCCGAGATCGACGCCTGGCTGCAGCGTCATCCCGACCTGTCGCGGCGCGTGATCGTTCCCGCGGAGCTGAAATGGGAGATCCGGGACAAGCTCGATCAGGCCAACGTGAACGAGCGGATCCTCTTTCCCGATCTCGACGGCCTGAGCCGCTGGCTCACGCGCTACTATCTTCCGGCGGCTTCCGCGCCGCGACTGGCCGGACCATATGGCTCCCATCCCGAACACGATGCGCGCGATCGAGATCTCCGCGCCCGGCGGACCGGAGGTGCTGCGCCTCGCCGACCGTCCGCTGCCCGAGCCCCGCGAGGGTGA
- a CDS encoding glycosyltransferase family 39 protein yields the protein MAPKRPSWSLVAALLVCAYGALLRLDALAAKYGPLEHPAWARVATRDIAPLARHVRPASIAWGREPRPYVGGDPYTYLKYAREMRSFYQAHVREPVFLATTRAALWSVDGQDVGISFASAAGSVAAIFATYLLGAALVSPAGGLLAALLLAIEYDAISWAVDGWRDDTFTAFFVLAVWALVRFRQQPTFARALAVGLLGGIACLTRLTALSFILPALAWILVERRSEGRRLVEHTAVAAAMLAAVVAPYLVSCAIASGDPFLAVNYHTGYYRHAEGLSSAAPMSAADYIRSKITRRPFAAMDVAAIGLFVRPFERKWWPFDLWRAGLAGVLRRVAVAGLAVWLFLPAGRFMLFVLTLSLLPYAFTWNLGGGGEWRFTMHVYSIYLVAAVDASFRAAALVFAALRERRAGLAGVSWRRVVPRTAVVAAAAAAGFALVFGMPWLVKREAIAAGDAVNVEAGARDRIFFRRGWSEPHAEGAVTVRVSLTDRAAVHFPLPQKRAYEIALRVDPVVPDLQQRMMVLFNRQLVGRPQLSWDPNRIGTYRLSLPAAWVRAGDNELELIPEKMVTAAQAGPRFAWIDPSAQLGLRFWYLRVLD from the coding sequence GTGGCGCCGAAACGTCCGTCCTGGAGTCTCGTCGCCGCCCTGCTCGTCTGCGCCTACGGCGCGCTGCTTCGTCTCGACGCGCTCGCGGCCAAGTACGGGCCGCTCGAGCATCCCGCGTGGGCGCGCGTCGCGACCCGCGATATTGCTCCGCTCGCACGCCACGTCCGGCCCGCCTCGATTGCGTGGGGCCGCGAGCCGCGCCCGTACGTGGGCGGCGATCCCTACACGTATCTGAAGTACGCGCGCGAGATGCGATCGTTCTATCAGGCGCACGTCCGGGAGCCGGTGTTCCTGGCGACGACCCGGGCGGCGCTGTGGAGCGTGGATGGACAGGATGTCGGGATCAGCTTCGCGTCGGCGGCCGGCTCCGTGGCCGCGATCTTCGCCACGTATCTGCTCGGCGCCGCGCTGGTCTCTCCCGCGGGCGGCCTGCTTGCCGCGCTGCTGCTCGCGATCGAGTACGACGCGATCTCGTGGGCCGTCGACGGGTGGCGCGACGACACGTTCACCGCGTTCTTCGTCCTTGCGGTGTGGGCGCTCGTCCGGTTCCGGCAGCAGCCGACGTTCGCCAGGGCGCTCGCCGTCGGACTGCTCGGCGGCATCGCCTGCCTGACGCGGCTCACCGCGCTCTCGTTCATCCTGCCGGCCCTCGCATGGATTCTCGTCGAACGCCGCAGTGAAGGCCGCCGGCTCGTCGAACACACCGCCGTGGCGGCGGCCATGCTCGCCGCCGTCGTGGCGCCATACCTCGTGAGCTGCGCGATCGCTTCGGGCGATCCATTCCTGGCGGTGAATTATCACACCGGCTACTACCGGCACGCCGAAGGCCTGTCGTCCGCGGCGCCGATGTCCGCCGCCGATTACATCCGCTCCAAGATTACCCGCCGGCCGTTCGCCGCAATGGACGTGGCGGCCATCGGCCTGTTCGTCCGGCCGTTCGAGCGGAAGTGGTGGCCGTTCGATCTGTGGCGTGCCGGCCTCGCCGGCGTGCTGCGCCGGGTTGCGGTTGCCGGTCTGGCGGTCTGGCTGTTCCTGCCCGCCGGACGCTTCATGCTGTTCGTGCTGACGCTCTCGCTCCTGCCCTACGCCTTCACCTGGAATCTCGGCGGCGGCGGCGAGTGGCGGTTCACCATGCACGTCTACTCGATCTACCTCGTGGCTGCCGTCGACGCGTCGTTCAGAGCCGCGGCTCTCGTGTTCGCCGCCTTGCGCGAGCGCCGTGCGGGTCTGGCGGGCGTATCGTGGAGGCGGGTGGTACCGCGCACCGCAGTCGTGGCGGCGGCCGCCGCCGCGGGATTCGCCCTGGTATTCGGCATGCCATGGCTGGTGAAGCGCGAGGCGATCGCCGCGGGCGACGCGGTGAACGTCGAGGCGGGCGCACGCGACCGCATCTTCTTCCGCCGCGGCTGGTCGGAGCCGCACGCCGAAGGAGCCGTCACCGTCCGCGTATCCCTGACGGATCGCGCCGCCGTCCACTTCCCGCTCCCGCAGAAGCGCGCCTACGAGATCGCGCTGCGCGTCGACCCGGTCGTGCCGGATCTGCAGCAGCGGATGATGGTGCTCTTCAACCGTCAACTGGTCGGACGGCCGCAGCTCTCCTGGGATCCGAACCGGATCGGGACCTACCGGCTCTCGCTGCCGGCGGCCTGGGTGCGCGCCGGCGACAACGAGCTGGAGCTCATTCCGGAGAAGATGGTGACGGCAGCGCAGGCCGGCCCGCGGTTCGCGTGGATCGATCCGTCCGCGCAGCTCGGTCTTCGGTTCTGGTACCTGCGCGTGCTCGATTGA